In the genome of Pseudorasbora parva isolate DD20220531a chromosome 10, ASM2467924v1, whole genome shotgun sequence, one region contains:
- the dnal1 gene encoding dynein axonemal light chain 1, translating to MAKATTIKEALGKWEEKTGEKASEATAVKLYGQIPPIEKMDASLSNLVNCERLSLSTNCIEKIANLNGLKNLKILSLGRNNIKNLNGLEAVGDTLEELWISYNLIEKLKGIHVMKKLKVLYMSNNLVKDWGEFLKLADLPSLVDLVFVGNPLEEKYATDGNWIEEATKRLPKLKKLDGNPVIKQEEEEAEGES from the exons ATG GCAAAAGCAACAACTATTAAAGAGGCCCTGGGGAAATGG GAGGAGAAAACAGGCGAAAAGGCGAGTGAGGCCACGGCAGTAAAGCTTTATGGCCAGATCCCTCCCATTGAAAAAATGGACGCATCCCTTTCTAATCTCGTCAACTGCGA GAGATTATCCCTGTCTACAAACTGTATTGAAAAAATTGCCAACTTGAATGGACTAA AGAACCTCAAGATATTGTCCTTGGGGCGGAATAACATCAAAAACCTTAATGGACTT GAGGCAGTAGGTGATACtctggaggagctgtggatctCTTATAATCTCATAGAAAAACTGAAGGGAATTCATGTCATGAAGAAACTCAAAGTGTTATACATGTCCAACAACTTGGTCAAGGATTGGG GTGAGTTTCTAAAGCTGGCGGATCTTCCATCATTGGTGGACCTTGTCTTTGTGGGGAATCCATTAGAAGAAAAGTATGCCACTGATGGCAATTGGATAGAAGAGGCCACTAAGAGGCTTCCCAAACTTAAAAAGCTAGATG ggAACCCTGTCATCAAACAAGAAGAGGAAGAAGCTGAAGGGGAGAGTTAA